One Solea senegalensis isolate Sse05_10M linkage group LG3, IFAPA_SoseM_1, whole genome shotgun sequence genomic window carries:
- the ino80b gene encoding INO80 complex subunit B isoform X1, which yields MGKRKDMIHPRFLGEGSSSLHNVHKRKHKKHKKHKKKHHSFSDEPQPEPVMVPRPPPQLRLKIKLGGQTLGTKSVPTFTVHPGVACPPSPLMIIDNNVEDDNDDDDDDDDDDDDEDHDEDDDEPSVPLEQYRAWLDEDSNLATSPLPDMDSDSMLVGPVDEEERWLDALEKGELDDNGELKKEVDESLLTARQKALLHKQQSQPLLELPMGYKEKEMTAEMMQKREERARKRRLQAAKKAEESKNQTIERLTKTSKAKIKSMKEKKSKQSQCPMVRYSDSVQGMAISFPAGVPAPVPAPPCPPPPAPLSCGVGSCTNLKKYSCSKTGVPLCSLDCYRRNLLLVQSTA from the exons atggggaaaagaaaagacatgatTCACCCCAGGTTCCTTG GTGAAGGTAGTTCCAGCCTGCACAATGTTCACAAacggaaacacaaaaaacacaaaaagcacaagAAGAAGCACCACAGCTTCAGCGACGAGCCGCAGCCAGAGCCTGTCATGGTTCCTCGGCCTCCTCCACAGCTCCGACTCAAGATCAAACTGGGAGGACAGACGCTTGGGACCAAGAG TGTTCCCACTTTTACTGTGCATCCCGGTGTGGCctgccctccctctcctctcatgATCATTGATAACAATGTTGAGGATGACAacgacgatgacgacgatgatgatgatgatgatgatgatgaggatcatgatgaggatgatgacgaGCCCTCTGTGCCTCTGGAGCAGTATCGTGCCTGGTTGG ATGAAGACAGCAACCTGGCCACTTCTCCTCTTCCAGACATGGACTCAGACTCTATGCTGGTTGGACCCGTGGATGAGGAGGAGCGGTGGCTTGATGCTCTGGAGAAGGGAGAGCTTGACGACAATGGGGAGCTGAAGAAAGAGGTCGATGAGTCTCTGCTCACAGCCAGACAG AAAGCCCTGTTACACAAGCAGCAGAGCCAGCCTCTCCTGGAGCTCCCCATGGGCTACAAGGAGAAGGAAATGACTGCAGAGATGATGCAGAAACGAGAGGAGCGAGCTCGAAAGAGGCGCCTGCAGGCTGCCAAGAAAGCTGAGGAGAGCAAGAACCAGACTATAGAGAGGCTGACAAAAACTAGCAAAGCTAAGATCAAGAGCATGAAGGAGAAAAAGTCCAAGCAGAGCCAGTGCCCCATGGTCAGATACAGTGACTCAGTCCAGGGAATGGCTATCTCTTTCCCAGCAGGAGTCCCTGCTCCTGTTCCAGCTCCTCCctgtcctccacctccagcCCCGCTGAGCTGTGGTGTCGGCAGCTGCACCAACCTAAAGAAATATTCCTGCTCAAAGACCGGGGTTCCTCTCTGCAGCCTTGACTGTTACAGGAGGAACCTGCTGCTCGTTCAGAGCACAGCATGA
- the ino80b gene encoding INO80 complex subunit B isoform X2, whose product MGKRKDMIHPRFLGEGSSSLHNVHKRKHKKHKKHKKKHHSFSDEPQPEPVMVPRPPPQLRLKIKLGGQTLGTKSVPTFTVHPGVACPPSPLMIIDNNVEDDNDDDDDDDDDDDDEDHDEDDDEPSVPLEQYRAWLDMDSDSMLVGPVDEEERWLDALEKGELDDNGELKKEVDESLLTARQKALLHKQQSQPLLELPMGYKEKEMTAEMMQKREERARKRRLQAAKKAEESKNQTIERLTKTSKAKIKSMKEKKSKQSQCPMVRYSDSVQGMAISFPAGVPAPVPAPPCPPPPAPLSCGVGSCTNLKKYSCSKTGVPLCSLDCYRRNLLLVQSTA is encoded by the exons atggggaaaagaaaagacatgatTCACCCCAGGTTCCTTG GTGAAGGTAGTTCCAGCCTGCACAATGTTCACAAacggaaacacaaaaaacacaaaaagcacaagAAGAAGCACCACAGCTTCAGCGACGAGCCGCAGCCAGAGCCTGTCATGGTTCCTCGGCCTCCTCCACAGCTCCGACTCAAGATCAAACTGGGAGGACAGACGCTTGGGACCAAGAG TGTTCCCACTTTTACTGTGCATCCCGGTGTGGCctgccctccctctcctctcatgATCATTGATAACAATGTTGAGGATGACAacgacgatgacgacgatgatgatgatgatgatgatgatgaggatcatgatgaggatgatgacgaGCCCTCTGTGCCTCTGGAGCAGTATCGTGCCTGGTTGG ACATGGACTCAGACTCTATGCTGGTTGGACCCGTGGATGAGGAGGAGCGGTGGCTTGATGCTCTGGAGAAGGGAGAGCTTGACGACAATGGGGAGCTGAAGAAAGAGGTCGATGAGTCTCTGCTCACAGCCAGACAG AAAGCCCTGTTACACAAGCAGCAGAGCCAGCCTCTCCTGGAGCTCCCCATGGGCTACAAGGAGAAGGAAATGACTGCAGAGATGATGCAGAAACGAGAGGAGCGAGCTCGAAAGAGGCGCCTGCAGGCTGCCAAGAAAGCTGAGGAGAGCAAGAACCAGACTATAGAGAGGCTGACAAAAACTAGCAAAGCTAAGATCAAGAGCATGAAGGAGAAAAAGTCCAAGCAGAGCCAGTGCCCCATGGTCAGATACAGTGACTCAGTCCAGGGAATGGCTATCTCTTTCCCAGCAGGAGTCCCTGCTCCTGTTCCAGCTCCTCCctgtcctccacctccagcCCCGCTGAGCTGTGGTGTCGGCAGCTGCACCAACCTAAAGAAATATTCCTGCTCAAAGACCGGGGTTCCTCTCTGCAGCCTTGACTGTTACAGGAGGAACCTGCTGCTCGTTCAGAGCACAGCATGA
- the intu gene encoding protein inturned isoform X2, with product MMFNSSLDGGSFSNNLEDFDSIRSVLLYSDLEPEWLDDIQKNGELFYLELSEGEEEAALAQANASQGVSTNHVRFSEKEAEIITEQNKKQRCGSRAKGEPALKRLARILRRKRRPSQRRGGGNDAGKDDSTLTPLASILKNQPSQRLGVSVQQQQLKEVCVYLNPKRLGGSSTPLSDSGGLLEALLGVIHRPSWTRGHGDSTFVRQEERLTVHGLIPNSPAIKCGQILIGDVLVAVDDVDVTSENIERVLSCIPGPTQVRLTLETEAPVDGSNAGGTSSTRKTKSSPPVSQLVRLLWGEDTAELQMSIGHIPHIAMYLSLQLDSASLQEEEEILYQYPVSEASTQLKGVRGIFLTLCDMLENVTGGRIISSSLLLGKHLVHVGYWKESNNLLVIGLPADRVPLLYLQTVVGDVVRTLKVMYGSLDRAFCKADHTPRLDHFFCLFFQQLIQPSHLRDTSLAPTLDVSGTLFLDGLPAVRWLTLPPEIKMEVDTVLSDFESSDFGEMSEDFFGLRRLYVILGSCLFYKSYLIANHLPKEDLLDVCLYCQHYCLLPLASEQRVGQLVIWREVFPQQRANGGGAVPGFSQPQGRHFLLIVGLRHFMQCVLLEAGGCASPAVGSPGPDCVYVDQVKATLLQLEALEAGIEERLNAPPAPCLSCADWFLPAATARDRLDSLASSSPVFSKLAGAVKGPTLGTRGRSLFGEKSRRSSPQRSLSDSGSEGQMDAGSGSSSSMAPGFSPHSTPDSARKLGGRRDSLGSGGSDGSGGSGGLFKIPRMKHPNPFYLGTLKKTLTERETEEMYNTMKLSSGAENTLFHYVLMESVQGIFIAPTHREVAQLSGSIHPQLIRNFHHCCLSIRAAFQQSLPPRGRRAADRPQGGGWGLGPVKEHGVLFQCKPENWTDQRKPAPTMTYWVIGRMLLEPVPQEFYVCFHDSVAEVPVEMAFRLSFGLAL from the exons tgaCCTGGAACCAGAGTGGCTGGATGACATTCAGAAAAATGGGGAGCTTTTCTACCTGGAGCTGAGTGAGGGTGAAGAGGAGGCGGCACTGGCTCAGGCCAACGCCAGCCAAGGTGTGTCCACTAATCATGTGCGCTTCAGTGAAAAGGAAGCAGAGATCATCACTGAGCAAAACAAGAAGCAGCGGTGTGGTTCACGGGCAAAAGGTGAGCCTGCTCTTAAGAGACTGGCCAGGATCCTGAGGAGAAAACGCCGACCATCTCAGCGCAGAGGCGGAGGGAATGATGCGGGTAAAGACGACTCGACTCTGACACCACTGGCCTCCATCCTGAAGAACCAGCCGAGCCAAAGGCTGGGTGTGagtgttcagcagcagcagctgaaggaAGTTTGTGTCTACCTCAACCCCAAACGTCTGGGAGGTTCATCGACCCCTCTCTCTGACAGTGGAGGCCTGTTGGAGGCTCTGCTGGGGGTTATACATCGTCCGTCATGGACTAGAGGACACGGGGACTCCACGTTTGTCAGACAGGAGGAAAGACTGACTGTTCATGGATTAATACCCAACAGCCCAGCCATCAAATGTGGCCAAATCCTCATCG GTGACGTGCTTGTAGCAGTGGACGACGTGGACGTGACCTCGGAAAACATCGAGAGGGTTCTGTCCTGCATCCCGGGACCAACGcag GTGAGGTTGACCTTGGAGACGGAGGCTCCAGTGGACGGCAGCAATGCTGGCGGCACTTCATCAACGCGCAAGACAAAGTCCTCCCCGCCAGTCAGCCAGCTGGTGCGTCTGCTGTGGGGGGAGGACACGGCCGAACTCCAGATGTCGATCGGACACATCCCACACATCGCCATGTACCTGTCACTTCAACTGGACTCAGCATCGCTGCAGGAGGAG gaggagaTCTTGTACCAGTACCCAGTGTCTGAAGCGTCCACTCAGCTAAAAGGCGTGAGAGGGATCTTCCTCACTCTGTGTGACATGCTGGAGAATGTGACAGGAGGGAGGATCATCAG TTCGTCTCTCCTGCTCGGAAAACATCTGGTACATGTCGGCTACTGGAAGGAAAGCAACAACCTGCTGGTCATCGGGCTTCCTGCTGACAG GGTCCCTCTGCTCTATCTGCAGACGGTGGTTGGAGACGTAGTCCGGACACTAAAAGTGATGTACGGCTCTTTGGACAG GGCCTTCTGTAAAGCAGACCACACTCCGAGGTTGGACCATTTCTTCTGCCTGTTCTTCCAGCAGCTCATCCAGCCGTCTCACCTGAGGGACACCTCCTTAGCCCCGACCCTGGACGTCTCAGGGACACTTTTCCTTGATGGGCTGCCCGCGGTCCGGTGGCTCACGCTGCCCCCGGAAATCAAG ATGGAGGTGGATACTGTGCTCTCTGATTTTGAGTCTTCAGATTTTGGTGAAATG TCAGAGGACTTTTTCGGCCTGAGGCGTCTGTACGTTATTCTTGGCTCCTGTTTGTTCTACAAG TCGTACCTGATTGCCAACCATCTGCCCAAAGAGGACCTGCTGGACGTGTGCCTGTACTGTCAGCACTACTGTCTGCTGCCACTAGCGTCTGAGCAGCGCGTGGGTCAGCTGGTCATCTGGAGGGAGGTGTTCCCTCAGCAGAGAGCAAACGGTGGTGGCGCTGTTCCAGGCTTCAGCCAGCCACAAGGACGACACTTCCTTCTCATAGTGGGGCTG AGACACTTCATGCAGTGTGTGCTGTTAGAAGCAGGCGGCTGTGCTTCACCAGCTGTGGGCTCTCCAGGACCTGACTGTGTTTACGTGGACCAG GTGAAGGCCACCCTGCTGCAGCTGGAGGCATTGGAGGCAGGTATTGAAGAGCGCCTGAATGCTCCCCCTGCTCCCTGCCTCTCCTGCGCCGACTGGTTCCTCCCCGCTGCCACAGCCCGCGACCGCCTGGACAGTCTAGCCTCTTCCTCCCCCGTTTTCAGCAAACTAGCCGGAGCGGTTAAAGGCCCAACATTGGGAACCAGAGGCCGTAGCCTGTTTGGGGAGAAGTCCCGGAGGTCGAGTCCTCAGAGGAGCCTATCAGACAGTGGCAGTGAGGGACAGATGGATGCTGGTTCAGGGTCCAGTTCGTCAATGGCTCCAGGCTTCAGTCCACACTCTACGCCGGACTCAGCAAGGAAGCTGGGAGGGCGACGAGACTCTCTGGGGTCTGGAGGGTCTGATGGAAGTGGAGGCAGTGGAGGCCTCTTCAAG ATTCCCAGGATGAAGCACCCAAACCCATTTTACTTGGGCACCTTAAAGAAAAccctgactgagagagagacagaggagatgtACAACACCATGAA actGTCCTCAGGTGCTGAGAACACCTTGTTCCACTACGTCCTGATGGAAAGTGTTCAGGGAATCTTCATTGCGCCTACTCACAGAGAAGTGGCTCAGCTCAGCGGTTCCATTCACCCGCAGCTCATCCGCAATttccaccactgctgcctctcCATACGTGCCGCGTTTCAGCAGAGCCTGCCGCCCAGG GGTCGCCGGGCAGCAGACAGGCCTCAGGGCGGAGGCTGGGGTCTGGGACCCGTGAAGGAACATGGGGTCCTGTTCCAGTGTAAACCAGAGAACTGGACCGACCAGAGGAAACCTGCTCCCACCATGACCTACTGGGTCATAGG ACGCATGTTGCTGGAGCCCGTCCCTCAGGAATTCTATGTGTGTTTCCATGACTCAGTGGCGGAGGTTCCTGTGGAGATGGCCTTCAGACTCTCCTTTGGTCTGGCCTTATAA
- the intu gene encoding protein inturned isoform X1 yields the protein MANVNVGQCSTLCDGQTEVRGAEHASGSDSESTSSTCSSSDYSDDLEPEWLDDIQKNGELFYLELSEGEEEAALAQANASQGVSTNHVRFSEKEAEIITEQNKKQRCGSRAKGEPALKRLARILRRKRRPSQRRGGGNDAGKDDSTLTPLASILKNQPSQRLGVSVQQQQLKEVCVYLNPKRLGGSSTPLSDSGGLLEALLGVIHRPSWTRGHGDSTFVRQEERLTVHGLIPNSPAIKCGQILIGDVLVAVDDVDVTSENIERVLSCIPGPTQVRLTLETEAPVDGSNAGGTSSTRKTKSSPPVSQLVRLLWGEDTAELQMSIGHIPHIAMYLSLQLDSASLQEEEEILYQYPVSEASTQLKGVRGIFLTLCDMLENVTGGRIISSSLLLGKHLVHVGYWKESNNLLVIGLPADRVPLLYLQTVVGDVVRTLKVMYGSLDRAFCKADHTPRLDHFFCLFFQQLIQPSHLRDTSLAPTLDVSGTLFLDGLPAVRWLTLPPEIKMEVDTVLSDFESSDFGEMSEDFFGLRRLYVILGSCLFYKSYLIANHLPKEDLLDVCLYCQHYCLLPLASEQRVGQLVIWREVFPQQRANGGGAVPGFSQPQGRHFLLIVGLRHFMQCVLLEAGGCASPAVGSPGPDCVYVDQVKATLLQLEALEAGIEERLNAPPAPCLSCADWFLPAATARDRLDSLASSSPVFSKLAGAVKGPTLGTRGRSLFGEKSRRSSPQRSLSDSGSEGQMDAGSGSSSSMAPGFSPHSTPDSARKLGGRRDSLGSGGSDGSGGSGGLFKIPRMKHPNPFYLGTLKKTLTERETEEMYNTMKLSSGAENTLFHYVLMESVQGIFIAPTHREVAQLSGSIHPQLIRNFHHCCLSIRAAFQQSLPPRGRRAADRPQGGGWGLGPVKEHGVLFQCKPENWTDQRKPAPTMTYWVIGRMLLEPVPQEFYVCFHDSVAEVPVEMAFRLSFGLAL from the exons tgaCCTGGAACCAGAGTGGCTGGATGACATTCAGAAAAATGGGGAGCTTTTCTACCTGGAGCTGAGTGAGGGTGAAGAGGAGGCGGCACTGGCTCAGGCCAACGCCAGCCAAGGTGTGTCCACTAATCATGTGCGCTTCAGTGAAAAGGAAGCAGAGATCATCACTGAGCAAAACAAGAAGCAGCGGTGTGGTTCACGGGCAAAAGGTGAGCCTGCTCTTAAGAGACTGGCCAGGATCCTGAGGAGAAAACGCCGACCATCTCAGCGCAGAGGCGGAGGGAATGATGCGGGTAAAGACGACTCGACTCTGACACCACTGGCCTCCATCCTGAAGAACCAGCCGAGCCAAAGGCTGGGTGTGagtgttcagcagcagcagctgaaggaAGTTTGTGTCTACCTCAACCCCAAACGTCTGGGAGGTTCATCGACCCCTCTCTCTGACAGTGGAGGCCTGTTGGAGGCTCTGCTGGGGGTTATACATCGTCCGTCATGGACTAGAGGACACGGGGACTCCACGTTTGTCAGACAGGAGGAAAGACTGACTGTTCATGGATTAATACCCAACAGCCCAGCCATCAAATGTGGCCAAATCCTCATCG GTGACGTGCTTGTAGCAGTGGACGACGTGGACGTGACCTCGGAAAACATCGAGAGGGTTCTGTCCTGCATCCCGGGACCAACGcag GTGAGGTTGACCTTGGAGACGGAGGCTCCAGTGGACGGCAGCAATGCTGGCGGCACTTCATCAACGCGCAAGACAAAGTCCTCCCCGCCAGTCAGCCAGCTGGTGCGTCTGCTGTGGGGGGAGGACACGGCCGAACTCCAGATGTCGATCGGACACATCCCACACATCGCCATGTACCTGTCACTTCAACTGGACTCAGCATCGCTGCAGGAGGAG gaggagaTCTTGTACCAGTACCCAGTGTCTGAAGCGTCCACTCAGCTAAAAGGCGTGAGAGGGATCTTCCTCACTCTGTGTGACATGCTGGAGAATGTGACAGGAGGGAGGATCATCAG TTCGTCTCTCCTGCTCGGAAAACATCTGGTACATGTCGGCTACTGGAAGGAAAGCAACAACCTGCTGGTCATCGGGCTTCCTGCTGACAG GGTCCCTCTGCTCTATCTGCAGACGGTGGTTGGAGACGTAGTCCGGACACTAAAAGTGATGTACGGCTCTTTGGACAG GGCCTTCTGTAAAGCAGACCACACTCCGAGGTTGGACCATTTCTTCTGCCTGTTCTTCCAGCAGCTCATCCAGCCGTCTCACCTGAGGGACACCTCCTTAGCCCCGACCCTGGACGTCTCAGGGACACTTTTCCTTGATGGGCTGCCCGCGGTCCGGTGGCTCACGCTGCCCCCGGAAATCAAG ATGGAGGTGGATACTGTGCTCTCTGATTTTGAGTCTTCAGATTTTGGTGAAATG TCAGAGGACTTTTTCGGCCTGAGGCGTCTGTACGTTATTCTTGGCTCCTGTTTGTTCTACAAG TCGTACCTGATTGCCAACCATCTGCCCAAAGAGGACCTGCTGGACGTGTGCCTGTACTGTCAGCACTACTGTCTGCTGCCACTAGCGTCTGAGCAGCGCGTGGGTCAGCTGGTCATCTGGAGGGAGGTGTTCCCTCAGCAGAGAGCAAACGGTGGTGGCGCTGTTCCAGGCTTCAGCCAGCCACAAGGACGACACTTCCTTCTCATAGTGGGGCTG AGACACTTCATGCAGTGTGTGCTGTTAGAAGCAGGCGGCTGTGCTTCACCAGCTGTGGGCTCTCCAGGACCTGACTGTGTTTACGTGGACCAG GTGAAGGCCACCCTGCTGCAGCTGGAGGCATTGGAGGCAGGTATTGAAGAGCGCCTGAATGCTCCCCCTGCTCCCTGCCTCTCCTGCGCCGACTGGTTCCTCCCCGCTGCCACAGCCCGCGACCGCCTGGACAGTCTAGCCTCTTCCTCCCCCGTTTTCAGCAAACTAGCCGGAGCGGTTAAAGGCCCAACATTGGGAACCAGAGGCCGTAGCCTGTTTGGGGAGAAGTCCCGGAGGTCGAGTCCTCAGAGGAGCCTATCAGACAGTGGCAGTGAGGGACAGATGGATGCTGGTTCAGGGTCCAGTTCGTCAATGGCTCCAGGCTTCAGTCCACACTCTACGCCGGACTCAGCAAGGAAGCTGGGAGGGCGACGAGACTCTCTGGGGTCTGGAGGGTCTGATGGAAGTGGAGGCAGTGGAGGCCTCTTCAAG ATTCCCAGGATGAAGCACCCAAACCCATTTTACTTGGGCACCTTAAAGAAAAccctgactgagagagagacagaggagatgtACAACACCATGAA actGTCCTCAGGTGCTGAGAACACCTTGTTCCACTACGTCCTGATGGAAAGTGTTCAGGGAATCTTCATTGCGCCTACTCACAGAGAAGTGGCTCAGCTCAGCGGTTCCATTCACCCGCAGCTCATCCGCAATttccaccactgctgcctctcCATACGTGCCGCGTTTCAGCAGAGCCTGCCGCCCAGG GGTCGCCGGGCAGCAGACAGGCCTCAGGGCGGAGGCTGGGGTCTGGGACCCGTGAAGGAACATGGGGTCCTGTTCCAGTGTAAACCAGAGAACTGGACCGACCAGAGGAAACCTGCTCCCACCATGACCTACTGGGTCATAGG ACGCATGTTGCTGGAGCCCGTCCCTCAGGAATTCTATGTGTGTTTCCATGACTCAGTGGCGGAGGTTCCTGTGGAGATGGCCTTCAGACTCTCCTTTGGTCTGGCCTTATAA